The genomic interval CTTCATCAACTCTCCCATCTCCTTATTCAGCTTCCTCTGGTCGCAGATCTTCTCAAGACGGAGCGCGTTCCTCTCTCTCAGGGACTCGTTCTCCACTTCTAGAGACTATTTCTCACTTAACAACTTCTCCCTACGGAGGTTCAACAATTTGTTTAACCCCTCTAAGTCTTGAGATCCACTTCCAGAGCCTCTTGCTCTCGGGAGACCAGATCAGCAAACTGCTCGGCAGCCTAGGAAATCGGCATCAACCCATTTTgttagcaaaagaaaaaaagagaacaaaacaGAAGGGGGGGAGAGTAGAATGGAAAGAGAAATGGCTGTGCGGAAGAACACTTACATTGGCAAAAAGAGGTTTGAACTTCTGGAAGTATGATTCGAAAAAAGCTGTCTGGGCCTTCACGTGACCACACCCGGGACCCTATGATATCCCTGgcttggaagaagaagaaggttcgACATGCATCAGTGGTAGAATAACCTCTTGATGTGAGGAGGTGGAGTTTTTTTCCCCTCACGTGGAAAGGACACCTCAATGGGGGGATCCTACGGAAGGGCGAATTGAGAGCCTGGCGAACCCCCAGCTTAGGCCAAGTTCTCACCCTGCACAATGCTTGACTAGAGGGGGCTGCAGCTCAGGGAAGGATTGCCCTCCACCTCCACTATAGTGACACCTTGTTGCGGAGGAGAGGCCATAGCTTGAGGAACCTAGCCCTCTGGCCCTCTACCGAAGGGAGAGTTTGTTCTGGGGTCGTTGAGGGGCCTGGCTCAGCAAGTGGAGCCGATACTGGTATAGGCATCGGGATCTCAGAAGGAATGGGATCTGTAATCCCCGGGGAAAGTGGCTCCACGGCCTCTGACCTATGGGCAACCCTTCAGGGCGTAGCTCCGTAGCCTTGGGGAAACCTGGCCCCGTGCTGGATTGAACTTCCGGCTCCAAAGGTAGGATTGTAGGAATGGGGATCGGGGAGCCACCAAAATGAGCCAAGCTAGCGGGCTCTGGAGCTAGGATAGGGGAATGAGGAAAGTACCCTTCAAAAGATGCTTCGTACTCGACGAGCATCTCTTCAAAGGAGGTTGGCCACTTGCACAgaagttcttcttcttcgagaACAGCCTCCTCAAAAGAGGTAAAGGCGCTCAGTACCTACGCTGACCCCCAAGGCTCTGGGCCTTCAAAAGCCAAATCAAAAAGAGAGGCAACAGCAACTTCAGCATTTCCTTCCCCTGCAGGGCCTGTTCGAGATGGATAAACGCTATCACTCACAACTCAAATAGTtacaaaaaaaacttgaagattTGCAATGATTTACCTCCGAAAGGATCGACATCTTGAACGTATCGGCGGGCTCTCTCCACGGCACGGAGAGAGCTATCCTTGGGAACAGCTCGGTGGGAGCCATCTCTAGGAGCGATTCTAACCAAGTCATCCCTAGGAGCAGCCTGGCCAGACTCGCCTTCGGGGACCACTCGCTGAGAGCCTTTTCCCCCTGGTTGAGCAGTGTCGGGTTTAGAGATGCGTGGCAAGGCGGATGAGACTTCCTCAATGGGGATGGGCCGAGGAGGGTAGGCACCTTCTTCTCTGTGCGCGGATGCTTGGGCTGTCCCCTTCGGGAGGGGAAGTGGGGAGACATTTTTCCCTAGTCAAGGAAGGTGAACCCAACAAGAAATTCTGACCCAATACCGGGGGTGTGATGTGGCCTCTGTTCTgggccgcattgaatgcggcatggCCTCTATTCTGGGCCGCATTAAATGCAACATATTTCCTGTCCCACGTCCTTTCCATCTAGTGATATGCGTCACGTCCCCCTCCCCTCTTTTCCCAATCTTCTGACCCGTTACCAAAGCCCGACCTGAGTTCCCTATCCATACTCTGATCTCGGCATTTACCTTTCTTGCCCAAACTTAAGTGATAGGGTTGGGCCTTATTTTTGGCCCAACTCCCTACAATGTATTCTTCCTGTAACCCTGGGCTTAATGTAGCGGATTTTCTCCCATCACAGATCCCTTccgaacatatataaataactagtTGTATACCCTCGtctattaaaagaaaatcaccAATAACCATAGTCCTCAAGTAGGGCTGTCAATTTTTGACGCAATCTTCTAATCTGACACATAAAAATAGGATTATGATCGAGTATAATCAAGTTTGGATCGATCCAATTAATAATTAGGTAGTGTCGGATCACTCACAGGTTAACCCAACTAGCAAAAGAGAAAAGTCAATGGATCATTTCAGGTTATTGAAGTAAGCCGAGTCAGAGATCTGTTGGGTCAACAGGTGACCTTTTTGACACTccacatattttaatttaaaattaaaaaatatagctcttgtttttaaataatttcttaaattcttCTTGTATAACCTTGTCTTAGTagaaataatcaaatatttataaatatttttcattttatttttttatttttatttttaaatggatAGTGTCAAGTTGACCCGatataaaaaatccaaataaataaacaaaatcgtGTCCTGTCCAGTTAGCCCATGAAATAATCGCATTGAGTTTGAATTGAGGTATTTGACCCATTTAGTTAATCATGCCGGGTTTGGGTTGACTCAAAATTGACCTGAACCCAAATGTATTGACACAAATCCGACAATTAACAGCCAAAGACCCCAAGCAAGCAATGAAGGTAGGCCCGTAAAATAGCTTAAGCTTCAGGACTTCAGGTGGTGGCATTAATCATGTTAGAGGATGAAGACAGGAACTGAGTTACTGAAGTCAAGTGCTTGCGGGATCTGTTGAAGTGAAGAAGGGAGACTTTAAGCAGTTCAAAGAAGGCTGGAACGACATCGGGAAGCCAGGGACATGAAGAACAAGACGCACCGTATTGCTGGGTGTTTTTATTAGCTGTAGTTGGGTGCTACGCACCGTTTCAATTATCTTTATTATGTGTCTGTAAACGCAGTGTTTGGAATTATTCCAAACAATGCGTTCATCTATCAATTGTCTGTTTTCATACTGGTCTATCATTTAATTTTTGCATACTGTGAAGTCAAGTTAGTTTACTCGAAATTCTGTTAGAGCAACATCTTAAGGCAGGGAAAGTAGTGGAATTAAGCATCAGAGAATATTGTAAGGAATGAATTCGGGAGTCCTTGAAGTTACTCCAGTAGCAATACATTTCCTCTACCCATTTATCCAAACACCTGGTGTGCACATTCATCATTGCATCAGTACGTAGCATTCCATTCCGATTGCACTCCTCATTACAACAGCATTCCCATAGAAGTAATACTACAGCCGTAATCTCCGTTTCCACCATCTTCACTATTACAGTAGCATCACAAGCAGGTTCTTTACAGGGGTATCTGCTAGCAGTCGTTCCTATGGCAAAAAATACACGCTCCAAAACTCAGCAATATGATGCCCTCCATCAACAAGTTCAGGATGTCCAGCAGCAAAacattcatcatcatcaaacaATGGAGGACCTGAAAGTAAACATACAGCAGTTAAATGATCTGGTATGTACCATTGTCATAGCCCAAAATACCCAAGTTCCCCAAAACAGAGACCATCACCAAGAATAGCCCCATTTCCAAAATGACCAATTCCAAAATGACCATGACCAAAATGACCTCAGAAGACCTAATCTGAGGGGAGTTAAACTTGATTTTCCCCATTTCCATGGTGACAACACAGCAACTTGGCTCTTTAAAGCCAACcactattttgaatttcaccAAACACCTATACCTCACAGTTTACTTATGGCCTCCTACTATATGGATGGAGAAGCTCTTGTGTGCTACCAAGAGGCTTTGGAGGGGGGCCAGTTTCAAGATTGGGATACTTTTGCAAGATCTTTGCTAATTCGTTTTGGACCAACAGCTTATGACGACCCCATGTAGGCATTAACTCGTTTGAAGCAAACTGGTTCTATAGCTGTTTATGAAGCATAGTTTGAGGCCCTTTCCAATCGGTTAAGGGGATTATCCAATGTGCCCAAACTGAGTTGTTTCCTAAGTGAGTTGAAGGATGAGGTTCATCTTCCCATTCACATGTTCAATCCCGTTAGTTTGAGTGCAGCATACGCGTTGgctaaaatacaagaagaataCCTTGCAAGTACCAAGAAATCTAGCAAGGTTGTGTTGGATAAAATCAGTCCAATGGGAGGAGGAAGTTACAGTCGTGGACCATATTCGAGGGAAGGAAGCAGCAACAAATGGCAAAAGCCGTGGGGGGGAACGAGGAAGGTGTCATCCATtcaaatggatgaaaagagaaaaaagggtTTGTGCTACCACTGTGATGAGAAGTGGAACCCAAATCACACGTGCAAGAATCCTAGAATTTACTTGATGCAAGGTAATGAAGAGTTACTTGAAGATGAAGGGGAACCAATAGTGGAAGAAGACACTAAAAATGAAGTTGTAAGAGTGGTTGAAACTAGGGTTGAAGCACCTGAAATTTCTCTAGCAGCTATCACAGGAACACCCACCATGAGAACCATGCATTTACTAGGAACTTTGATGGGGGAATCTGTCGTAATCTTAGTGGACTCGGGAAGCTCACACAACTTTGTGGAGTCCACTCTGATAACCAAATTGAAGCTGCCAGTTGATATTTCCAGCAACTTTAATGTAAGGGTGGCCAATGGGCAGAGTTTGAGAAGCGGTGGTGTATGCAAGGAAGTGAAGTTAAAGGTGCAAGGTATAATGTTCCAACCCTCTCTTCATTTATTAAATCTTGCTAGTTGTGACATGTTGTTGGGCATTCAATGGCTGGTTACTTTAGACACTATAACTGGGAATTTTTCCAAGTTGTTGATGGGTTTTACATATGGAGAGAAAAGGGTGGAATTAAAGGGGTTAAAATCAAACCCATCTATGGTAGAAGATGGACACAAGCTACTGAAGACCACCACGGCTAAGAGCAAGGGGAATTTTGCTACAGATTATGACCCAAGAAGTGAAGGAGCAGAAAAAAGAGTTGTTAGATCCTGAGTTTACCAAACTGTTGGCTGAGTTGGGAGGGGTTTTAAAGAGCCTGAAGGGTTACCACCACCCTGTAAACATGACCATAAAATTGTCCTCAAGGAGGGCACCCAACCCATTGCTAATAGGCCATATTGATACCCATATTACCAAAAAGCCGAGATAGAAAAAATTGTAGCAGAATTGTTGAAATCTGGAGTTGTAAGACCAAATGTTAGTCCCTTTTCATCTCTTGTTTTACTAGTGAGAAAGGCAGATGGGACTTGGAGACTTTGTGTGGATTACCGGCACTTAATAAAGAAACTGTGAAGGCAAAATTTCCCATTCCCGTAATTGATGAACTGTTGGATGAGTTGGCTAGTTCAATAGTGTTTTCTAAGCTTGACTTAAGGTCCGGATACCACCGAGTGAGAGTGGCGGTGGATGACGTACCCAAAACAGCCTTCCAAACACATGAAGGGCATTACAAGTTTCTGGTAATGCCCTTTGGCTTAACTAATGCCCCGGCCACGTTTCAAGGGTTAATGAATGATGTGTTCAAACCCTTTTTGAGGAAATTCGTACTTGTCTTTTTTGATGATATACTTGTGTACAGTCGGTCTCGGGGGGAACATTTGGACCATTTGAAACAAGTTTTATGATTGCTGGAATAGAATTCATTGTTTGCTAAGAGGTCCAAGTGTATGTTTGTTGTGGGGGAATTGAATTCTTAGGCCATGTCATTAATGCTAATGGGGTAATGGCTGACCCCTCTAAGATTGCCACTATGTTGGAGTGGCCCGAGCCTAAGAATGTGAAGGCCCTAAGGGGATTTCTAAGGCTAACAGGATATTACCGAAAGTTCATAAAAGGGTATGGGACCATCGTAGCCCCATTAacagaattattaaaaaaaaaaatcttttgaatgGAATGGCAAGGCTAAGAAGGCCTTTGAGGAGCTTAAACAGGCTGTATCACAACCTCCCATGTTGAGATTACCTGATTTTAATAGTCCTTTCACTGTTGAGTATGATGCGTGAGGAATGGGATTGGGTGCCGTGTTAATGCAAATGGGACAGCCCATTTCTTACATGAGTAAGGGCCTTAAGGGGAAGGCCTTGTTGCTATCAACCTATGAAAAGGAACTCTTGGCTCTTGTGACAACAGTTCAAAAATGGAAAACTTATTTGCTTGGTCaaacttttattattaaaactgACCAAGAAGCACTTAAATATTTGTTGGAACAAAGAATGGGGACTAAAATGCAGCAAAAATGGGTGGCTAAGTTGTTGggttatcatttttctatcGACTATAaggcaagaaaagaaaataaggtgGCGGATACGCTCTCAAGAAGGATGGAAGACCCAATCAAGCTTGAGTGTGCATCTATACTTTCTTTCCCTACCCCCTCATGGTTAGATGAGTTAAAACACAGTTATCAAGAATCAAGTGAGATGATTATGTTGCTTGATCAACTCAAAGCAAATCTGAATGTGCCTAAAGGGTATTTGTTGAGGTAAGGGATGATTCTAAAAAGGGGTCATATTGTGTTGCCTGAAGATTctgattttaagaaaaaaagtgtTGCAAATTGTCCTTAATAACCCTCAAGGAGGCCATTCGGGGTACTTGAAAACTTATAAAAGGGCCAAAAATGGATTTTTACTGGAAGGGGATGAAAAGTGACATAAAAAGATTGGTTAAGGAGTGTGACACTTGTCAGATTATGAAGAATGAGACAGTACATCCAGCTGAGTTACTCCAGCCACTTCCCATTCCCAACCAACCCTGGACTGATATATCACTTGATTTTGTGGAAGGGTTACCCGTGTCGAAAGGTTTTAGTGTAATATTGATGGTAGTTGACCGACTCTCTAAGTATAGCCATTTTATACCCTTGGCCCATCCCTATACTGCTCAAGTAGTAGCGGAGGAGTTTATGAGGAATGTTTTTAAGCTACATGGGTGCCCTAGGTCTGTGGTGTCAGATAGGGACCCAATTTTTCTGAGCAATTTCTGGAAGGCCATTTTCACAGCACAAGGGTCTTCACTGGATTTCAGTTCAGCTTATCACCCGCAATCGGATTGTCAAACGGAAGCAGTGAATAAATGCGTGGAAGCCTACTTGCGTTGCTATGCCAGCTCTAAACCTAAAGTATGGGCTCACTGGTTTCTAATGGCTGAGTGGTGGTATAATACCACCTATCCTACAGCCACAAAAATGACCCCCTACCAGGCTGTCTATGGCTACCCCCCACCCACTCTTTTATCCAACATACCAAGCACAGTCACAAATGAGGCAGCAAATCAGTTCCTCAACAACAAAGATTAAGTTCTTAATTTATTGAAGCAAAACTTAACAGATGCACAACAAAGAATGAAGCACTATGCTGACAAACAGAGAACTGAAAgggaatttaaaaaatgagattgggtttaccttaagcTTCAGCCATATCGTCAAAAAACCCTAGCTTTGAGGAGGAATTTGAAGCTCTCTCCTAGGTACTACGGGCCTTTCCAGGTGGAAGATAGGGTCAGATCCGTGGCCTATAGACTGAAACTCCCCGAATATTTCAAGATCCACCCCACATTTCgtgttttgtgtttgaagaagaagttgggaTCACAGGTTCCCATACTTCAAGCTCTTCCTCCCACTGATTCTTCTGGAGAGATACAACCagaacttgagaaaattttagagaGAAGGATGAAGAGGCAAGGAGACCATGCGGTTACAGAGGTGCTAGTTAAATGGAATGGGTTACCTACGAAATAAAGTACCTGGGAATTTTTGTAGAAGCTTCAAAGcctttacccacaccttgtgggcaaggttttttgaagaggaagagaatgtTAGGGCTCCATTAGCACTAGGGAAGAAGACAGGAACTGAGTTACTGAAGTCAAGTGCTTGCGGGATCTGTTGAAGTGAAGAAGGGAGACTTGAAGCAGTTCAAAGAGGGCTGAAACGACGTCGGGAAGCCAGGGACACGAAGAACAAGACACACCGTATTGCTGGGTGTTTTTATTAGCTGTAGTTGGGTGCTATGCATCATTTCAATTATCTTTATTATGGGTCTGTAAACGCAACATTTGGAATTATTCCAAACGATGCGTTCGCCTATCAATTGTCTGTTTTCATACTGGTCTGTCATTTAATTTCTACATATTGTGAAGTCAAGTTAGTTTACTCGGAATTCTGTTAGAGCAACGTCTTAAGGCAAGGAAAGTAGTGGAATTGAGAATAAGTGAATACTGTAAGAAATGAATTCTAAAGGAGGTTGGGAGCCCTCGAAGTTACTCCCGTAGCAATACATTTCCTCTACCCATTTATCCAAACACCTGGTGTGCACATTCATCATTGCATCAGTACGTAGCATTCCATTCCTATTGCATTCCTCATTACAACAGCATTCCCATATAAGTAATACTACAGCCGTAATCTCCATTTCCACCATCTTCACTATTACAGTAGCATCACAAGCAGGTTCTTAACAAGTCATGACAGCGTTGGTTTAGGCAATTGATTATTTCCTGGGTTGACCCGAAGCAAGCAATTAACAGCCCTAGATCCCAAGCAAGTCATCATGACGGCGTTAGTTTAGGCAATTCAGGACTTCAGGAGTTAGGAGTTGGGATTAGCAGACGCAAGTCTCACCCTACCCAAGGAGATTCTTACTTGTTTTCGTCTTCCACACCTAATTTCTAGGAGAGAGTGAGACCAGGACATAAAACTATTGCAAGTTTGCAACACAAGGAAATGTTTGGCCTATAGAACCTTTGCAtattaaaaactttgaaaatgaaGCCCACAATATCTATGAAGATAAACGCAACATTTTGCTTTCTGGCTATAGTTGCCAGCACTGTTTATTTCTGTTCATCATTGCTCAAGTTTTTAAGCAGTTCTTTGTACTAAGACTGATATTGAAGAACCTTTATGGCCTCAAACACAGCCGAAAAATCAAGGTCCCCTAACCCCATGCTCCTGGCCTTCTTGAAAGCCTGCAAGAGATTCAACGTAACAAATTTTAGTTCTAATAATCAGTTATATATCCTCCCTAATCCTTGATTCCTGTATCAAACATCTCGAGTACTTGAATGTGTTATGCAGTTATCTTCACATTGGTAAGCATGCCAAATACttctctattttaaataaaagaagataagTACGTCCAACAACTTCTACGATATTAATTCAACACAGTATTTAACAGATGATTGCAATAGCAAAGGACATATCTTACCAACTTCTGTAATTTTGTTACCATCACTGACATATGAAGCCTCGTcacatttcataaaattatccGGGCAACtcccaaaattatattatgattttCATTCTTactaaaataagaaaacatgaTAATAAGACAAGGTAAtctagaaaatgaaatatgaatcTCTTTGGAATGAAAACCCATCCCAAACTAAACCCTGCTTTCGATAGTTGAGTCCAAAACCCATCCTGAACTGAACCCATGTCAACATAAGAATAATTCTGTACTTGTCCTATTTAATATCAAGTAATCTGAAACTCAACCCATCTTAATTGAATATCGTAAGCCTAACTGTCAATCATTATCGTAACAAAATGGGAAGGAAGAGCAGGGGGGGTGGGGGGCATTATTTGTCCTTAATTAACTATTTACTACTCGATTACATTTTTTAGTTAACTTTGATAAATAAGCAGCAGGcttagttataaaaaataattaaagggTTGTCCTAGTGTAGGACATCTTACCAAGTGATATCTTACTATATCAATATTGCTGCAAATACCTCAACacaggaaaaaagaagaagaaaagagtatAACCTCATTGGCTGCAGCTGCAATTGGCATTGATACAGCATTTTCATCACCAAGGGCAAGAGCCAACCTCATGTCCTTCTGCTGATGTTTCAGCGGAAAAGCAGGGGAGTAATTGTTCTGGATCATAGTAGGTCCTTTCATCTTGAACATTGGATTAGCAATTGCACCCAGatcctaacaaaaaaaaaaaaaaaaacacgtaaCTTATCAGCAGTCAaataaaattccaaaatatGTCAACAAAAATGTTCTTGGTATTTTTCTTACCAATACATCAAGAAGATTCTGAGGATCAAGTCCGCTTGTGCTAGCCAGTACAAGTCCTTCCGAAAGTGCATTCATCATACTGAGAATAGAAATGCCATAACGTATAATCAAGAACGACATAAACAGGCTACAGGAAATAACATATATGTATGcatttatgtatgtatgcccAAATCCTGTCGAGGCTTTAACTCCTTTGAACCTTAACCTTATTAGCCCAAACATTTCAACTGTCATGCCCCAAACCTAGCATATGTGAAGATATTGGTATCTTTCTTCTCTCCTAAGTAACATAGCATAGCTTTATGGCTAGGGATATAGGCATAGGAAGAACTCGCAAAATGACTTTGGCAAAACAATGCATTGGGAGACTTTCTCTTTAACATTGGTGTTCAACTTAGCATGTCATGTCATTGGTGTTCCACAAAAGAAAGGATTCAACTACAAGGAGGTTCTTTTGCATTTCAAGGaactttcttccttcttcaaggCCCCTAAATTTGAAGGTAACTtagtttattgtttttgtttttttctctctatatgCCCCTGCGATAGCAAAGGCATGTGGTTCATCCACTAAGAGAAGGTAGATGCAAAGGTTCAGATCGGAATTGGCATACAGCTAAGTACAGAATATAATCATCTGGCCTACTCTGCAGCCAAACGAGTTTGAAAGATTATTAAAtccacaaaaaagaaaagaaacctaAAATCGCAAGCTTAGCCACGATAGTTAGCTCTCATTGATTAAGAACCTACTCTCAGTATATGGGCAAGTGTCTGTGCAagctgccttttttttttccttttcatttgtAGGTTGGATCAGCATAAAGCAAACATTACCTGCCCATTATCATGTTGACGACAAGTTTCATCTTTGCTCCATTTCCAACCTGCCCTAAGTAAAAAGACCTCTTTCCAAGTACATTAAAAGCTGGCATTGCTTCCTCATATAATGCCTGCATTCCAAACAGTGAAAATGATGCAATGGACAGGAAAACTGAAGAAAGGTGAATGTATAGCATACATGAAGCAATAAAAGGATCATTTTAGCCTATCACGTTTTGAAAATATAAGCTTGAATGTCCAAAGTTCACAGGCTAGCCTATTAACAGCTGTACTAACAGAATAAAGATATGCAGCACTCTGGAAATGACAAAATAGGCTCAAGGATCATCATGTGACAAGGTTGCTTCTTGCTTAGTTATCTCCACTTCTTCTTTCTATGAATCAAACAAGCTAGTGAATCTCTTGTGAGTTCTCAGTGAGACTAAATGATCATCCAACTAAAGCTCTGGGAAGAAGTGTTGGAATTTAGTACAACAGAGCGGTGTGGCAGAAGATAGAATTTATCAGTTATCAACTTCTTGCATATGGCTCGAGTTCTTTCATTTCACAAGCATGTTCCCAAACGGTTTTGGAGTGATACCGTCCTCACTGCCTATCACCTTATTAAATTTGTGTCAGCCTTAGTTCTATATGGTGCATCTTGTCACTCTGTTTTGTTTCCTACCTCTCCTTCCTTTCTATTCTACTGAAGGTTTTGAATGTGTTTGTTATGTTCAGTCACTtggttacttataaaaaaaaaaaaagaatgtccAGTCATTGGGTTCAATTTTAATAAACCTAATCTTGTCCCACTATATATGTGTATTAAATGGATACAACTAGATTTAAAAAGGATATTGTTGCTACAGTATTATGATACTTCACCAGCCTTTATGTCAACTTTGGATCTACATTTAAGTTTTAATGTTCGTTCTCCACATGAGAGCAATCCTGTGTCGGCCTCATCATTCATTATGCTGCCTATTTCCAAGTGCTTCTTCATCACAACTTGGCCTTGCTACATCAGGTTCTTTAGCATCACCTCATACAAATCCATTAAACATTAATTCCTGCTGCATGAGACTACTGACTCCCATGCTTCCACCATGTTTGCCTCCATCTCTAGACCGGGATGTACTCGGTGTTTCGGACTTCTTGCCTATTGCACTCATAATGGGTACATGTTCTTTTCCTTTGACAATAAGTAATGTATTAGCTTATCTGAGTTGGAGGAAAACCATGAAAATAGAGATAGATGTCTTTCATCATAATAAAAGATCAAATCACTAACTCCTAGTAAACATATTGTTATATGCTAAAAGGCCgatttgtcaattttttatttgaagatgaaatcaaCAAATTACATGCCCATACTGAATCAAACTtcttaaaatatctcaaaaattgTAAATACAAAAAATGGGTGGTAGTCCAACCCTCCAAGGGTGGTCGGCAACCCCTAGAGGAGTGCCTGGGCCACCCTAGCCATGCCATGGGTGACCGGCCATCTCATTTGGGATGGGACCAGCCACCGTAGGATGCCGGGTGTCTGCAGCAACCACCCCACGGGTGTGGTTTTCAAACCACACTGCCGAGGTGGCAAGATCCACCCCAAGGGGTGGTCCAGCCAGACCTGTGGTTACAAatgttttcttttgtgttttctttatgttaataaataatttcgGTGTGGTGTATTCAGTTTTTAAAGATTGTAGAACCCCTACCCTTG from Juglans microcarpa x Juglans regia isolate MS1-56 chromosome 4S, Jm3101_v1.0, whole genome shotgun sequence carries:
- the LOC121263513 gene encoding glyoxylate/succinic semialdehyde reductase 1 yields the protein MAVEEEVGFLGLGIMGKAMATNLLRNGFKVTVWNRTLSKCDELVENGASIGETPAAVVKKCKCTIAMLSEPKAALSVVFDKDGVLEQICSGKGYIDMSTVDADTSSKINEAITSRGGHFIEAPVSGSKKPAEDGQLVILAAGEKALYEEAMPAFNVLGKRSFYLGQVGNGAKMKLVVNMIMGSMMNALSEGLVLASTSGLDPQNLLDVLDLGAIANPMFKMKGPTMIQNNYSPAFPLKHQQKDMRLALALGDENAVSMPIAAAANEAFKKARSMGLGDLDFSAVFEAIKVLQYQS